agttacttcggtgagattgaaagaatttggatcctctaagcttgaatccggttgttcgatccttggttcctcatagtactcatatgaagtagatggttcacaccattgttcttcattataagtatatgatggataagggtcgaaactttgttcttcatagtactcatatgaggtgggttgttcacgccatggttcctcataataagtgtatgaaggtggtggctcatatgttgaatcttcaaagtatgagtatgaaggctcataccttggttcatcaaaatatgagtatgaggaaggaggttcatacctttggtcttcataggatgtgtatgaagttggtggctcgtacctgggctcctcataatggttgtatgaattggatggttgatatgagttattatattgaaccgagcgtgcattacgacaattagtgcaataattacctctataatcatcctcatcataggtgtagttgtaatctcttgagcattgatccataggaatcactcaacagactacaactgagtctcgggaccagaaaacaaaaataagacggaaacagaagctggacacggccccgtgttgggtgaacacggccccgtgttcagggactgtatctgggcgttttaattaaattaactggtcacgttgagcacgggggcgtgttgagtgaacacggccccgtggtcagactctgtatctgggtatctactctaaaaatatgcagcacgggggcgtgttcagcgagcacggccccgtgttcaagctactgtaaatgcaaaactaaactaaaatgcagaaaaaaaaatgcgcgcgttttgaaaaggttttgaaaaactgattaggccgtcgattttaagctttcttaaaatccttgtgtccccggcaacggcgccaaaaacttgatgcgtgttagtgtatatatgtttttagatgtttatttaagccctttttacacttttagccaagttttaaatttataaaacacgatatttactaacactaagcacacatatgggcaagtgcacccatcgtggacgtagtatagtgttggtaagataccgaggtcgtccaaggacacaagagcttttaataccggtttatcctcaacgtctaatcaaatcaaaaagttagaaaaatgttttaaactaagaaaaataaaaactaactaaatgctgaaaaataaaataaataaaaacagatagacaagatgaatcacttggatccgacacgtgtattagtataacctttgattattttcgcacttttgcacttgtttaagagattatcttagttattgtagtaggcccctcttttgaaggcgacgttaccctcaacccagtagtttgagtcagcaaggatacaatcctaaagggtcggattattgaaagataatgaattaagttattaatgcaaattatggtaggccccgcttttggcggtgacgttaccctcggctaagtagtctgagtcagcagggatacagtcctaaatagccgggttatagtattaatagtagttagcttatgagggggtcaaagagtttggatccccgccatccaatacctatgggcattgaaggagatcctactaaatttgacccaggtcccaagcaggacctctaaacgctgaacaagggcaagacctttaccaaaccgttcccttaacccccgaccaggtagccaacatacctccatatagaccgtggagatatgaatggtgaaaatattttattttatatagacagtaaaataatgccaagacaccacggacaaacgataaggaaagatcaccttcaacataagtaactagttattaaagtcattaatacaaaaccaaataaaaagtgcaaaagattaaaaataaaaagtattatactaaacacttgtcttcaccaagtgatgtaagagacttaggcaaacatggccttgattgtcaagaactcttacgatcaatcttggatcccgagacgactcacacactctatgatggacaatggatgatggtggtggatgatggtgttatggtgatgatgggtggtggatgaagtgtgagagaggtggtgtgccaagggatgagagagaatgaaaccaagctcctctatttataggctgaacagaacgctggacacggccccgtgtccgctggacacggccccgtgcccgtctgacattctctctcttcattaattgtaattgcgaattacaattaatgcgcctgctgtactttcagcacgcccccgtgtccgctgggcacggccccgtggtgagcaatggaagcttctactggtttgtcttttctgctgcttcctgggcacgcccccgtgttcactggacacggggcgtgttcagacttctgttctcttctctttgtcttgggaggtgccgttgagggtccgggcagtttacttttgttccttttcttgtatttatggtagaattagtggtctttttgcttcttttgtgattttgagctcatttcatcctgaaaatacaaaaggaagacaaaaacactctttttccaacattagtacttaaaaagggttagttttatgccttaattgatgtgttttatatgttgcattttacacacatcaggttagcttttaccactaacgatactttacccgtcttttagtattaacgtggtttgattaccaaacccgttttcaaggtgttacaagcTGAACTGGTAGTTTATATACCGGTTAGAACTCTTGATATTTGAAATCGGTTAAAAACCGAAACCAGTTTTTGTTTTGGCCCAAACTGGTTTTTAACCAAACCACTAGTTCGGATTCCCAATATATAAAACCTGTAAAAATAAAAACCGGTTTTTCTAAAAATAACGACTTGTACACCTCTATCTAGGACTACCAGTGGCGGATCCATGAATATTTTTCACTGGGTTCACTTTTTTAGATACTCCAATTTCATGTAACTGAACATAAATAATTTCGGGTCGGTTCGATAGTTTGGATCGGGTAAGGTTCATCACATAATAAAAGTACGATACAATGATGAAAAGAAAATCGtcattagaaatttaaaaacacaatatAAAATACGATAGTCTTTACAAATAAAAAAACTACCTAAAGTTGTTGACGAcgagttttcatcttttgataaCGTTGCAATAAAACATCAAAAGTTGTTTCGGCAGCAATAAAACATCAATAAAACATCAAAAGCTGTTTCGACAACaataaaacatcaacaaacagaTGAGCAACAATTAACTTAAAAACCACTAAATTGAACTGTTTCGGCAACAATATTAACTTAAAAACCCAATTTCAAACCCAATAGGCTATAAAGATCCATTAATCAATATTCATTTTATATATTTGAAAGATAAATGGGTAGCCATTGATTCTTGAGAAATGGATTCCAACCAGCCATGGACCTCTTTTCTTTCAAATTATTCACACTTTAAATCAACCACCATATGCAACTTTGCCTTTgtacatatacatacacacacatattatttatatatatacatggtTGCCAGGTTTGCAACGCCAACTAAAAGGGTTCAAAAGTTTGGAGTTTTGCATTTTATGACCAATAATTCGATACAAATCTTACAAATCAATTAATTCGTATATAATATAACAGACTGTAATCACTTATCACTGAGATGATGAATGATAATCAATTAATTCGTAGAAAACAAACAGACATAAAACTAACTGTAATCACGGACGCGGAGGCGGAGCAGCCGGAGGGCGGAGGCGGACTGGCGGAGCTGCTGCCTGCTGATGTTGTTTGAACTCTGTGTCTGTTCGCTGCTTCTTTGTGTTTGTGTGCGGCGTATGTTTGATGTAACCCTGAATGGGTTTTAATGTTTTATTactttaaagaaaaaaaattaaaagagaaattaaaaaaaaacggaCAAAAAATATGCAGTGACGGGATTCGAACCCGGGTGGGTTAGGAAGCAAAGCGCGATTATAACCAGTTGAACCAAGGCCTTTTATATTTATGGGTTCCTTTTATAATATACTTATGGGTTCCTCTTCAGCTtcttatatatatttacactaaaaattaaaaaaagactgGGTTTCCGAGAACCCGTACTTTATACATAAGTCCGCCCCTGAGGACTACACCCTTCACGAATGTGCATAACAAATAGTTAATCATGGCCTTTTTTGAACATTGCACTATTAAACAGTACTGGTCCAATTAGAAAAGAAAAGTCTTTAAACATCACATTAAATTTAATTTGATAATAATATTATAATGGTATACCTAGTCATGAACTAAAGGCGGCCTTGAATTAATTTATTATTTGATATTGACGGCCAAATCTTGTGGTCGTGCTCTCCCATTCAACAAAACCATTTTCAACCGGTCAACCTTCTTTCTTTCGCACAAATCAAGTGGTCAACCCTTTAAATTAAATAattccaaatttctttaaaagtcaCTTTAATTTAGAAAGTAAAAAAACTCTTATACCAGACGGTATGGGCTCGTCCTCAGGTCCGTCCTCTTGCCGTCGCCCCCTTGCCGCCACCTCCTTGCTCCGTCGCCCGTCCTCTTCGTCCGCCCAGAGCCGCCCAAGCCGGGCATCAGTGCATCACCCCCTcacacacacctatacatacatacatacatacatacatacatacatacatacatacatacatacatacataaatacatacatacatgcatacatacatacatacatacatacatataaagaggttcatcccccacccctaggtccatcccctttatgcccatcctcacacccgcttacgtggcggcccatccttgGAGGACTTGCCTCCTCCATACCTTCCAGTCTTAGGCTCCAATAAGCATTTTCTGACACATCAAGATTATAATGTCCCTTAAAAAGTTATGTAGTGATTAACGCCCCTTAATGCCCCTAATTACATCATTACTTTCCAATTTTGTTTTCCTCATTGAGCATTGTCCCGATAAAGCCTATGGGGGTGCTGTTAGAGGCATTATCACACCACTTCATACCCCTATAATGTCCATTACTGATGGTCTTATCAATAAAGTAAAAATACTCATATCAAACCTTTTGTTTAGTTTTGTTATTATGGTTTCTTAAATTGCAATGCTATCTAAATAGAAAACCATAATAGATGAGCATTTAAACTTTGTTCAGTCCTATTATTACATTCTTGGTTTAATATGCCTTGTGAAAGATTGAAACATTTAAACTTCAATTTGACAATGAGGTATTATTCGATACGCAAGATTTCGAGTTCACTATTACAAAGTTGAAACCAAGATACACGAACATAACTTAATTATGGTAGTCATGCTGAGACTTTGAAACAATGATTCGGAGTTGACTAGCCAAATGCATTCGCCAACCCATTTTCCTTTATCTTCCCATGTCATCTTAAATACGCCTTGCGTAGCATATACATATGTGGCAATGCACTCATACTTATTTTCCCAAGTTTTTTAATAGGcgaacatacatacacatctatcTACAATCTACTTTAAAATTCATCTATTGTTTACTTCGTGAAACTTGAATCTAAACCATTTAAAAAGGGTTAAACACATGATGCCACGAGGCCATCAACAACTTATCTCGTAAGTACCATTTCAAATATCCAACTACTCATCGCTTTTTATTTGCATCACATATATACAGCCGCTCTCTCAAACATTATGATATTAATATGATGACCTCATCTAAAtctatatacatatttatattgtTCTCTTTTACTAGAGGGTaggcccgtgcgatgcacggcatGACCAACAGTTAGTGTCCTTTATTTTGTGGTGCGTTCGGGAAAAATGTTTATGCATGGATAAAAGGTGAATAGCCAAAAGACAATGTAAGAGAAGCCATACAAAACGTCATAAGAGCTTGTACCATAAGCCAGCCACACAAAATTTAAGGCGTGCATAGCACAGGAAACTTTGTTTGCGGAATGTGTTTAAGAACAAACTTGTATGCCAAGTCTAAAAACATACATTACAGGAAAAAAACTTAAAGGAGTTCATAAAGCTTCCGGTTTATTCAATAATTCACGAAATCTTCTGCCGCTAATACATGCCCATGTAGTCGCCCTTCCCCTTAGTAGTTTCTTGCCTACAATAGGTTTAAGCAAGTAAACATAAGCAACGACTATGAGTTAGTCAAATCAAATATCTTAACATATGTGCACGCATGACTCTCCATACATGACTAACCCATAAAAATCATTGAGAGAACTCACTACCATATGAAAACCTTAAATCATATTACAATATGCtacaataaattaaataaaaccagACTAAATTGTAACTGCCTAAAAACTTGAAATGACTATTAAACGAACTTAAACATAGATAAATGAAGGTAAATGAACACACATAAACAAATTTTTAAGTGAACTAACTTATGAGTGTAGCGACTGCAGTATGCACGTAAAGAAACATGAAACAGTAACAAAATAGATTACAACCAGTCTGCCATTATTAACATCATAGATTTCTTATACATAAACTTTAACGCTAAGTAAAAATATCAACAACTACCATGAATATAAACAAAAGGTATTATAAGACCAATAAAGTATAGAAACAAAATGGAAGCGAGCGAAGCAAAGCAGGTTAATTGGGCGAGGGAAGACTCTGTGTACTAACTTGCTTCTTTTATTCGGTAGGTGGGCACTCGTCATGAACCACCTAGGATTTAGAATGCAACAATGAGTGAAAGATATATGGTGTCAAAGTGTACATACCAAAAGCTATTCATCTTATTTGCTTAAAAAATTTATATTGTAGAGTTGGCATAGTATAGCACTATAGCAGTATGATTTGTAACCTTATTGTGATCAAGTGTGAATGAGACCATTGAATGAATAATGGGAGTAGCAACAACAAATTTGTAGATTTGGCCGTCATAGGATGCCATCCTTGCCTTTCACGACCTTTGCTTGATGAGATACCCATGAAGTGTGAGTTAAACTCCTATTTGTGGGTTCTCCTTCAAGGCCTTTTTGCTGATTATTTTAAGCCAGTTTACAAATGATGAACATAATGGTAAGCGAAGTTAGTTGCTTGTATTTCTTGAAGATAGAATACAAATATACTGATAATATGAACATACTGCAAGTAATGTTGCGGTATAATGTTCATAAGGCATGCAATTATGCTCCTTTGAATTATCAGCCAGCTTCAAAAAAATGAAAAGATCTGTTAGTAACAATCTTCTTTGTCATTCATTAACATATTCAACAAAAAAGCTCTCATTCATTAAAAGGCCACAAACAGGATGAAATCATGAAATAAATCaacacaaaataaacaaatcatTAAATAAGCTAAAATATATACTCACAATAGGACAATCCCGCCAAAACTCAGATAATGATTTCCTCTGCAGGCAAGGAAAAAGACAACTAATTAAGAAGAAATTAGACCAGAAATAGCAGAGCACAACAATTCTTCCACAATTAGAACAAAGAGACCACAAATTTAGTAACTAAAACATTATGATTATGCATTCTTATTCATATACATCAAATAAAATGAAAACCAATGAAAGTATGAAACTCACATTTCTCAAATAGCTGAACTGAAATGGAGGCAATGCACCTGTATCCACACGGTTACTGGTGTTCCTTAGTGAAAGCAAAATATCCATTTGTAACACCACCGAATATGTTATTATTTCCACGAACTCTTTCTATATCAAAACTCAAAATAATGCGACTAAACAAACTGGAAATAAAAACGTACCTGAACCAAATCAGAATGCGAAAAGAAAAAACCCTTGCAATCAGACCTATGACACGAATAAAAAAGATCTGAACCCAATCAGAGGCGAGATGTATATGAGTATTTAAATAAACAAACCAACTAATCGTGCACGACTATCTCCATATAAGCGACATCCGGTCAGAATCGTGGCCGGAACCCTTTCTTTATCTTTCAGATGGTCCGTAATTGCTCATCAAAGTAACATTCCAAAATACATAAAACAGTTAAAGGAATTGCATATAACCATATTCAATACATATATTTGCATGAAACTTTTTTATAACCATCCAATTATTAAAGACGTATGAAGCTCTAAATCAGATaaagacaaaagaaaaaaaacataccAGTTGAGAGAAATAGCAGGGAATAGAGCAACCGCACCTCGAAAAGTGATAAGGAGTCCCTTGCCGGAGGAGTAGAGGAGAAGAGCAGGCAGAAAATGCGGATGACACTTCGTATACCACCTTCGATCCTCCGTTACCTTACCTTGACTGAAGTCGTTACCCCATCACATCACCCGGTTCGTTCTTCGGAACCCTAGTCGTCACTCAAAGATGTGGCTGCTGACCACCGGCGAACTACCGTCACCATCGTCACTATATGTCACCCTTGAGCTGTGATGTTACCCCCATCACCCTCGTCGTCATCTCCTGAGTAACAGATGATCACCGGGTAATGTAGCCGGCGACCGTCCACTCTCTCTCCaggcccctctctctctctctttctttaaCCCTGGATGTATCTAACTTTGTAGACGTAATGTTATGTGAATGCGAATGTGAAAAGGAAGTAAATAATAGTCGATAaattgataaataaataaattttaattaaaagtaaACGATTCAATTGCAATTGCAAGTTGTAGGAAACTCTTTAGTTTCCAAGGAGTTATTGAGAAAAAAGGGTAAACAGGGATTAATGTTAAAGTTAAATAGGTAAATTActtctctttgaattccatttaatattttttaacttAAAGACTTCTAATTTACCTCTATTTCATTATTTGTAAACTTTTAGATTATGATTTTGGAATATATTTTTTAATCAATATTGTTTTAAGTGTTGAATTTATAACATCATAAATTTTGACTTTAAAAACattcaaaataatattgaaaaaactgttttacagcaaaagtaaatttttaaacCATGGTTGCATGACTAttctctttaaaaaaaataatgcttaagagctatgacgtattatatataagcaaaactttcaattttcacataacagaggcagaagcttataaaaaaataggcagggcttataaaaaaaatgaattcatatcattaggttaatatcttatttgtaaacaattatattacacattaaatcataaaatatgtaaataatggtattagaaaggggaaaaatgtaataatcatttaataagttcattaaaggtaaaatagtaattcaataggagtaattttaataaaatgggtaaatatgtaacatgtatggtttaaaaggggaaaatatgtaattgattttatgggttgagtatatatgtaataaataatcttaggagggggatatatgtaaatgacctcatttaaaacaaccataaattttggttttaaaatagtacatataactaaactttagaatatatatagattaCATTATGActtattttaattatttgtttatttccTTTTTTGATAACAAATGTTACTCTACGTTACAACAAATATTACAAAATACTtccttgcatagatctgaacctATAACCTCTTCTCTAAGAGGGATGTGACTCTATCAAATGGGTTAGCCCCACATTGGCATATAGTGACTTAATTTCATACCATTAATTAGCAACGTTTTTGTGCTTCATGGTGTTGTACCTTATGCATAGGGGGGTTCTCAAAAAAAcagatttttcacttttaacccaaagcttttttttatcttttccaatttaacccctttgatttttttactttgaacccaaagcttttcatctttacAATCTAACCCcaacacttttttattttcaaatttggtACCCcatatttttcatcttttgcaagtttttcgttttaagtttcgttctaaattttgcgagttaacacgtcgcaacatgcgtgtggggttcaacgttttccGTTTATTTTTCCCATTTGACAAGCCGGTCACAACGCGTCtattttccccgtttgacaggtccATCGCAACGCACGGGttctagatcgacttagttatctttttatgtgttttacgtTTCTTTCTAATTTCTGTGCATTAAAACGACGCAATGGGCGTGCGTGGTCAAcaattttacgtctgcttttcgtttGACAGTGATATGTCATTGATGCTACGTGGCACGTTTTTACACTCCCA
The sequence above is drawn from the Helianthus annuus cultivar XRQ/B chromosome 12, HanXRQr2.0-SUNRISE, whole genome shotgun sequence genome and encodes:
- the LOC118484656 gene encoding glycosyltransferase BC10-like, which codes for MDILLSLRNTSNRVDTGALPPFQFSYLRNRKSLSEFWRDCPILADNSKEHNCMPYEHYTATLLAQKGLEGEPTNRSLTHTSWVSHQAKVVKGKDGIL